A part of Paraliobacillus zengyii genomic DNA contains:
- a CDS encoding type IV pilus modification PilV family protein has product MNNQNGMTLVEIIVSIAILSIIIVTFLTFFIQSTKVNNVSKDITDSSYVAQSEMEEIYHLSDTMSYVDTITYLSNTYHVNSSDSNYEYILTKQMEDTNIYNISITFTTNDDVKDVVVKVYNDANKLEAQLETKLLWES; this is encoded by the coding sequence ATGAATAATCAAAATGGTATGACTTTAGTAGAGATAATTGTTTCTATTGCTATACTTTCGATCATAATTGTTACTTTTTTAACTTTTTTTATTCAATCAACCAAAGTAAACAATGTATCAAAGGATATCACTGATTCGTCATATGTTGCACAATCAGAAATGGAAGAAATATATCATTTGAGTGATACGATGAGTTACGTGGATACAATTACCTATTTATCAAATACGTATCATGTAAACAGTTCAGATAGTAATTATGAGTATATACTCACGAAGCAAATGGAAGACACTAATATTTATAATATTAGTATTACATTTACTACTAACGACGATGTAAAAGACGTGGTTGTAAAGGTATATAATGATGCAAATAAACTAGAAGCACAGTTGGAAACAAAACTATTGTGGGAAAGTTAG
- a CDS encoding pilus assembly PilX N-terminal domain-containing protein, giving the protein MQKHYKYIKNNQDGAILVIVMMALTVLSLLGLALATASFANIKLTTVDRDYQATYYVAEGGANQTYAEIETLVESIYETTNTEASFYSDLNSRIEQQLDGTSISDFEESFTEQPSAKVKVEQVTDGNPRSYQIVSEGIIGKRTRTVTKPFQVNWKSGSGGSIEIPDNAVAIVKNSISLVGSVSLNGDLYVDSTLPNLIKMDGTTHVYGIAYVPENAVENALKIHEPENFKGTIPEVKSNLTSIPWEDYQTIIDNHPTYPTYSPPIDETIGGEYERFKVIEGGNLNINSYQANGYTLNLDKNLQFNRITFASNNTLNINTNNEDHDIVVKDLDLSQGHINIIGSGKVNIYIQDSFNIGGSSTINDTGNTNQLNMYYQGTSRIEVSNAQYINGSIFVEKADVKLTGGGDFQGFIVSGGNSVVFEGGTYSSAFVIAPNADLVFSGSGSINGTVITNSITGTGGGFIKFKSMNLDDFPFGTNSSPSTDDLIKKQPTVESD; this is encoded by the coding sequence ATGCAAAAACATTACAAATATATAAAAAATAATCAAGATGGTGCTATCTTAGTTATCGTAATGATGGCCTTAACAGTATTATCTTTATTAGGTTTGGCATTAGCCACTGCTTCATTTGCTAATATCAAATTAACTACTGTTGATCGAGATTATCAGGCTACCTATTATGTAGCTGAGGGTGGAGCAAATCAAACATACGCAGAGATAGAAACACTTGTTGAATCGATATACGAAACCACGAACACAGAAGCTTCTTTTTATTCTGATCTTAATTCCCGCATAGAACAACAATTGGATGGTACTAGTATTTCAGACTTTGAAGAGAGTTTTACTGAACAACCAAGTGCTAAAGTTAAAGTGGAACAAGTAACAGATGGCAACCCTCGCTCTTATCAAATTGTATCAGAAGGCATTATTGGAAAGCGAACACGCACAGTAACAAAACCATTTCAAGTGAATTGGAAGTCTGGGAGTGGTGGTTCGATTGAGATACCCGATAATGCAGTAGCAATTGTTAAGAATAGTATTTCACTGGTAGGAAGTGTGTCTCTAAACGGAGATTTGTATGTTGATTCAACTCTTCCTAACTTAATTAAAATGGATGGAACAACTCATGTTTATGGTATTGCATATGTTCCTGAAAACGCAGTGGAAAATGCCTTGAAAATTCATGAGCCTGAAAATTTTAAGGGTACTATACCGGAAGTTAAATCAAACTTAACTTCAATACCTTGGGAAGACTATCAAACAATTATTGATAATCATCCAACATATCCAACATACTCTCCTCCTATTGACGAAACAATAGGAGGAGAGTATGAACGATTCAAAGTAATTGAAGGAGGCAATTTAAATATTAATAGTTATCAAGCGAATGGCTACACTTTAAACTTAGATAAAAACCTTCAGTTCAATCGAATAACATTTGCAAGTAACAATACATTGAATATTAATACGAATAATGAAGATCATGATATTGTAGTAAAAGATTTAGATTTAAGTCAAGGTCATATTAATATAATTGGCAGTGGTAAGGTAAATATTTATATTCAAGATTCGTTTAATATTGGAGGAAGTAGTACTATCAATGATACAGGGAATACTAACCAATTAAATATGTATTATCAAGGAACTTCAAGGATAGAAGTTTCCAATGCACAATATATTAATGGTTCAATATTTGTTGAAAAAGCTGATGTAAAACTGACAGGTGGCGGGGATTTTCAAGGCTTTATAGTAAGTGGGGGTAATAGTGTAGTATTCGAAGGAGGTACATATTCTTCTGCGTTTGTTATCGCGCCTAATGCAGATTTAGTTTTTTCAGGAAGTGGATCGATAAATGGTACAGTAATTACTAACTCAATAACAGGTACTGGTGGAGGATTCATTAAATTCAAGTCAATGAATCTTGATGACTTCCCTTTCGGCACTAACAGTTCTCCATCAACGGACGACTTAATTAAAAAGCAGCCAACAGTAGAGTCAGATTAG
- a CDS encoding GspE/PulE family protein — translation MAIRNKRKLGDVLKENGLITEQQIVEAIAQKWEKQKLGDALVEQGYITEKQLLEVLEVHLKIPSVSLYRFPIDEGLMDLVRKETARENTLLPIQQQENILTVAMNDPLDYYAIDDLELSTGFTIKPVIATKDDILQAINKYYDMEAAYTDEESENEEAPAIRILDQILQTGVTLKASDVHIDPSESKVMIRYRVDGMLRTEKTIPKRLQNALIARVKILSELNITDTRLPQDGRIRLIIDAKPVDLRISTLPTVFGEKIVIRILDLSNIFKTLTELDFSKDTLDKYQKIIEQPSGLILLTGPTGSGKTTTLYGSINELNQEDVNIVTIEDPVEYQLEGINQVQVNTAVGLTFAKGLRSILRQDPNIIMVGEIRDRETAEIAIRSALTGHLVFSTLHTNSAIAAIPRLFDMDVEPYLVVSALSAVMAQRLVKKVCVDCKQSRPVTKMEKEIFSRHNIDLTEVVEGVGCDSCRSTGYRGRSAIHELLVIDDKVKKMMMNQSDMTDIKEYVKQNGMRFLLVDGLIKVQQGITTFDEVLRVATEE, via the coding sequence ATGGCGATACGAAATAAACGGAAACTTGGTGACGTCCTTAAAGAAAATGGCTTAATTACCGAACAACAAATAGTTGAGGCAATAGCACAAAAATGGGAGAAACAAAAACTAGGGGATGCACTTGTTGAACAGGGCTATATCACGGAAAAACAATTATTAGAAGTTTTAGAAGTACATTTGAAAATTCCAAGCGTTTCTTTATATCGTTTTCCAATTGATGAAGGTTTAATGGATCTTGTTCGAAAAGAAACAGCACGTGAAAATACGCTTTTACCTATACAACAACAAGAGAATATTTTAACTGTTGCAATGAATGACCCGCTTGATTATTATGCAATTGATGATTTAGAACTATCAACAGGGTTTACGATCAAACCTGTAATCGCAACAAAAGATGATATTTTACAAGCGATAAATAAATATTATGACATGGAAGCCGCTTATACAGATGAGGAATCTGAAAATGAGGAAGCGCCTGCCATTCGGATATTAGATCAAATATTACAAACAGGTGTAACGTTAAAAGCGAGTGATGTACATATTGATCCTTCAGAGTCGAAGGTTATGATTCGATATAGAGTTGATGGTATGTTACGAACAGAAAAAACAATACCAAAGCGATTACAAAATGCTTTAATTGCCCGAGTGAAAATATTATCGGAATTAAATATCACGGATACACGTTTGCCACAAGACGGTAGAATTCGTTTAATCATTGATGCGAAACCAGTCGATTTACGGATTTCAACCTTACCAACGGTTTTTGGTGAAAAAATAGTTATTCGTATTTTAGATTTAAGTAATATATTTAAAACATTGACAGAACTTGATTTTTCAAAAGACACTTTAGATAAATATCAAAAAATAATCGAACAACCTTCAGGATTAATTTTATTAACAGGTCCAACAGGTTCTGGTAAAACAACAACACTTTATGGATCAATCAATGAATTGAACCAGGAAGATGTTAATATCGTCACAATAGAAGACCCAGTTGAATATCAATTGGAAGGTATCAATCAGGTCCAAGTAAATACTGCGGTAGGTCTTACTTTTGCAAAAGGTTTACGATCAATTTTACGCCAAGATCCAAATATAATAATGGTTGGTGAAATTCGTGACCGCGAAACTGCTGAAATAGCAATACGTTCAGCATTAACTGGGCACTTAGTATTTAGTACACTACACACAAACAGTGCTATTGCAGCGATTCCTCGTCTATTTGATATGGATGTTGAACCTTATCTTGTCGTTTCTGCTTTATCGGCAGTAATGGCCCAACGTTTAGTTAAAAAAGTTTGTGTCGATTGTAAACAATCACGACCCGTAACTAAAATGGAAAAGGAAATTTTTAGTCGTCATAATATAGATTTAACGGAAGTGGTCGAGGGTGTTGGTTGTGATAGTTGCAGATCAACAGGTTATCGTGGTAGATCAGCAATTCATGAGCTTTTAGTAATCGATGATAAAGTCAAAAAAATGATGATGAATCAGTCTGATATGACAGATATTAAAGAATATGTAAAGCAAAATGGCATGCGATTTTTGTTAGTGGATGGTCTAATTAAAGTACAGCAGGGTATTACCACATTTGATGAAGTATTACGTGTGGCAACGGAAGAGTAG
- a CDS encoding PilW family protein, whose amino-acid sequence MFKNEKGMTLIELLAALALMSIIIALIGSAHIFGQKQYRNQTEEINYQEQVRYVMATITKEIRSTEADLVSVTSDTNEITIGTNSYELEQPNFYENSTVISDQISSFNIDKEDGKIEISISSLPNRNGKIETLSTVIYLRE is encoded by the coding sequence GTGTTCAAAAATGAAAAAGGTATGACATTAATTGAATTATTAGCCGCACTTGCTTTAATGTCAATCATAATTGCTTTAATTGGATCTGCGCATATATTCGGCCAAAAACAATATCGAAATCAAACGGAAGAAATCAATTATCAGGAACAAGTGCGTTATGTTATGGCGACTATTACCAAGGAAATACGATCAACAGAAGCTGATCTAGTAAGTGTTACAAGTGATACAAACGAAATAACCATTGGTACAAATAGTTACGAACTAGAACAACCAAATTTTTATGAAAATAGCACCGTAATTAGTGACCAAATATCAAGTTTTAATATTGATAAAGAGGATGGAAAAATAGAAATATCGATTAGTAGTCTCCCAAATCGGAATGGAAAAATAGAAACACTATCTACAGTAATTTATTTGCGAGAGTAG